Part of the Bartonella krasnovii genome, TGATCTTTTAAATTTTGCGGCTTTAATTGATGACGGCATTATCTTGGGAAAAGACGGTTCTTTGTTGGCTGGTTTTTTCATTCGTGGTGATGATCCCATGTCAGCAACGGATATAGAACGAAATTATATAACGGGCTTGGTTAACACATATCTTTCTCGTTTTCATTCGGGATGGGCGATATGGGTAGATGCCATACGCATAGAGTCACCAAGTTATTCAGATCCAGAATTATCTCATTTTCCTGATCCTATTACAGCATTGATTGATGCAGAAAGACGGTTTTATTTTAAGCAAAGTGAAGTGCATTATGAGACGGAATATGCTTTGTTAATGCAATATCTACCACCTACTCGAAAATCATCAAAGTTAGGGGAAATTGTATATGAAGACGATACAGTTGAGTCAACCACACCCGCTGAACGTTTACTTGATGAATTTAAAAAGAAAATAGATGATTTTTATATTGGGATTGGTGATCTGCTTAAAATGCAGAGGATGAAAACAATCACTATTAAGAATGGTGATGAAGTCTACGACAGTGACCAACTTGTTAATTATTTACATTATGCGATTAATGGTGAAGCGATTGCTCTTCGAATACCAGATTGTCCAATGTATTTAGATTCATGGCTTGGTTATACTGATTTGTGGCCTGGAGATATTCCACGACTTGGGGATAAATTTATTTCCTGTATTTCAATTGACGGTTTTCCAACAGCTAGTTATCCTGGAATATTAGACATTCTTGATGGTTTTCCTTTACATTATAGATGGTCAAGTCGTTTTATATTTATGGACCAGCATGAAGCTGTTGCTGCATTAAATAAATATAGATTAAAATGGCAACAAAAAGTGAGGGGATTCTTTTCGCAGGTTTTTAAAACCAATAAAGGGACTATTAATACTGATGCTTTGTTGATGGCACAACAAGCTGAAACAGCAATGAACGAAGCTCGTTCGGGGATTGTTGCTTACGGTTATTATTCACCAACAATTGTTTTAATGCATGAAGACCGTGAGGTTTTAGCAGAAAATGCTAGGTTAATTAAACGCGAAATTGAACATAAAGGTTTTGCTGCTCGTATTGAAACAGTCAATACAATGGAAGCGTGGTTAGGGACAATTGCTGGCCAAACTTATCCAAATATTAGACGTCCATTGATTAATACTCAAAACCTTGCTGATATGTTACCTCTTTCAAGTGTATGGCCAGGTTTACAAATTAATCCTTGTCCTCTCTATCCTGATAATTCTCCTGCTTTATCTCAAGTAGTAACAACAGGTGCAACGCCCTTTCGGGTTAACTTACATGTTGATGATGTTGGCCACACACTTGTATTTGGCCCAACCGGAGCTGGAAAATCAACACTTTTAGCGTTTCTATTAGCGCAAGCGCGTAGATATTGGTCAAGGGCAACAGATAAAGATGGTAAGCATTTACCTGCTAATATTACTGCTTTTGATAAAGGTCGTTCATTATATGCATTGTGTTATGCTATAGATGGACGTCATTATGATATTGGTGATAGTGATAGTGCTGTCGGTGCTCTTATGCCTCTTGCAGACATTGATACAGAAGCCGATAATCTTTGGGCGCAAGAATGGATTGCTGTTTGCTATGAATTGCAGACGGGGCAAGCGCCGTCTCCTCAGCAAAAAATGGAAATTCATCGTGCAATGAAGCAGATGAGTAAAACCCCTAAGAATATGCGTTCACTCAGTAATTTTGTTACGACGATTCAGAACCAAGAAATTCGTGATGCACTCGCACATTATACGATTTCTGGTGCTATGGGACATTTGTTAGATGGTCAAGAACAGTTTGAAGATCATAATGACTTTATTGTCTATGAAATTGATGAACTCATGAAGCTAGGTGATAAAAATGGTTTACCTGTTTTGTTATATCTGTTTAGACGTTTTGAAAGAAGCTTGAAAGGACAACCATCTATTCTTTCACTTGACGAAGCATGGATTATGCTTGGACATCCTGTTTTTCGTGAAAAAATTCGTGAATGGTTAAAAGAATTAAGGAAAAAGAATTGCCTTGTAATCATGGCAACACAAAGTCTGTCTGATGCAGTTCGTTCGGGTATTCTTGATGTTTTGTTGGAACAGTGTCCTACTAAGATATTACTTCCGAATGAAGAAGCAGAAACAAAGGGTGCTGAGGGGGCTCCGGGAGCAGTTGATCTATATAGAATGATTGGTTTGAATGATAAAGAAATTCAAATTATCAAAACAGCAAAAAAGAAAAGACAATATTATTATAAATCTATTCTTGGCCGCCGTCTTTTTGAGTTAGGATTAGGTGATGTAGCTCTTTCTTTTGTAGCAATTTCTAGTAAAGAAGATCTCGCTGAAGTTAAAAAACTTATCAATGAAGATGCAAAAAACTGGCCTTTTAAATGGCTTGAAATGAGGGGAGTTAATTATGAAAAATACCTTGAAAAAATTTAAATTTCTTTTTTTGTTCAGTGCATTTTGTTCAGTTAATTGTTGCTCTATGCTTTATCCAACGAATGCTTTTGCATTTTTTTGTGCAAATTGTGCAACTGTTTGGAACCAAATGAGCCAATATGTTGAAGCTGTTAACACACAAATTAACACAGCTAAACAACTTCAAACGCAGCTTCAACAATATAAAGATATGGTGAAACAGGGGCTTTCATTTTCTAGTCCACAATTTGATGGTTTGCAGAGTACTTTGCAAAAATTGAAACAAGTTTATCAAGATAGTCAGAGCATTTCTTATAATATGGGAAATCTAAATAGCAGGTTCGAAAAAATGTTTCCTGGTTATGAAGATTATTTAAAAAACTCTGGTAAGATGAATCCAAAAAAAGATTATAGAAAGTGGGCGGAAACGGGTCTTTCTAATTCACGTGTTGCGATTGAAGCTGCAGGGATTAACACTAGCAGTTTTGATGATGAAGATAAAATGATGCAAAAACTTGTTGATCGTTCAGCAAGCGCAGAAGGGCGTATGCAAGCCATTCAAGCTGGAAATGAAATTGCGGCACAACAAGTTAAACAATTGCAACTACTTCGTGATCTTGTTGCTAATAATACCACTTTGCAAGCAAATTACACAGCCAATGAGGTGGAGCGTAAAGCAAAAAATGAAGCTGCTGCTGAAAAGTTTTTTGATGAAGAACTAACTTCTACAGATCGTAATCATGGATTTTAAAAAAATAAAAAATTATCAAGTGTTAAGCAATAAAAAAATAGTTTTTTTATTATTTTTTCTGCTTATTATTGGTTGCACCATTTTTGCAGATGTTTCTTTTGCAAAATCTATAGACAGTACTAAATCATTTAATGGTTTATTAGATTTGATACAAAAACAATCTCAAAGTTGGTATTCAAAATTACATCATTATGGTTTTCGCCTTTTTTGGTTATTGGCCGCTCTTCAATTTCTTTTTAGCTTTATTCCTCTTTTATTTAAACAGTCTGATATTGCTGATTTTGTA contains:
- a CDS encoding transporter, with translation MLKLKPFRSTIAGLPDLLNFAALIDDGIILGKDGSLLAGFFIRGDDPMSATDIERNYITGLVNTYLSRFHSGWAIWVDAIRIESPSYSDPELSHFPDPITALIDAERRFYFKQSEVHYETEYALLMQYLPPTRKSSKLGEIVYEDDTVESTTPAERLLDEFKKKIDDFYIGIGDLLKMQRMKTITIKNGDEVYDSDQLVNYLHYAINGEAIALRIPDCPMYLDSWLGYTDLWPGDIPRLGDKFISCISIDGFPTASYPGILDILDGFPLHYRWSSRFIFMDQHEAVAALNKYRLKWQQKVRGFFSQVFKTNKGTINTDALLMAQQAETAMNEARSGIVAYGYYSPTIVLMHEDREVLAENARLIKREIEHKGFAARIETVNTMEAWLGTIAGQTYPNIRRPLINTQNLADMLPLSSVWPGLQINPCPLYPDNSPALSQVVTTGATPFRVNLHVDDVGHTLVFGPTGAGKSTLLAFLLAQARRYWSRATDKDGKHLPANITAFDKGRSLYALCYAIDGRHYDIGDSDSAVGALMPLADIDTEADNLWAQEWIAVCYELQTGQAPSPQQKMEIHRAMKQMSKTPKNMRSLSNFVTTIQNQEIRDALAHYTISGAMGHLLDGQEQFEDHNDFIVYEIDELMKLGDKNGLPVLLYLFRRFERSLKGQPSILSLDEAWIMLGHPVFREKIREWLKELRKKNCLVIMATQSLSDAVRSGILDVLLEQCPTKILLPNEEAETKGAEGAPGAVDLYRMIGLNDKEIQIIKTAKKKRQYYYKSILGRRLFELGLGDVALSFVAISSKEDLAEVKKLINEDAKNWPFKWLEMRGVNYEKYLEKI
- the trbJ gene encoding P-type conjugative transfer protein TrbJ, whose protein sequence is MKNTLKKFKFLFLFSAFCSVNCCSMLYPTNAFAFFCANCATVWNQMSQYVEAVNTQINTAKQLQTQLQQYKDMVKQGLSFSSPQFDGLQSTLQKLKQVYQDSQSISYNMGNLNSRFEKMFPGYEDYLKNSGKMNPKKDYRKWAETGLSNSRVAIEAAGINTSSFDDEDKMMQKLVDRSASAEGRMQAIQAGNEIAAQQVKQLQLLRDLVANNTTLQANYTANEVERKAKNEAAAEKFFDEELTSTDRNHGF